GATACGCTTATTCCTACTTTAAAACAGCCTGTTCTGGGGATCTGCCTGGGGATGCAACTAATGTGTGGTGATAATGAAGAAGGAAATGTAAGGGGGATGGGAATATTTGATGTTGATGTTAAAAGGTTTCCACCGGAAAATCTGGTTCCCCACATGGGCTGGAACACGCTCTCGGATCTTAAAAGCCCCTTATTTTCAGGAATTGAAGAAACGAACGATGTCTATTTTGTACACAGCTATTACTGTGGATTGGCAGACTCTACCGTTGCGGTATGTGATTATATTCTGCCGTTCAGTGCAGCGCTGCAGAAGGATAATTTCTTTGCGGTACAGTTTCACCCGGAGAAATCGGGAATGGCAGGCAGCAGCATATTAAATAACTTTATAAAACTGTAAATGATGAAAATTATTCCAGCTATTGATATTATCGACGGAAAGTGTGTCCGTCTTTCAAAAGGAGATTATTCGACCAAAAAAATATACAGCGAAAATCCGGTGGAAATGGCCAAAGAATTTGAAAGCTATGGAATTCAGTTTCTGCATCTTGTAGATCTTGACGGAGCCCGGTCCAAACACATTGTCAATCAAAAGGTGTTGGAAAATATTGCCAGGGAAACATCGCTTCACATTGATTTTGGAGGCGGATTAAAAACCGGGAATGATATAGAAAAAGCTTTTAATTCGGGAGCAAAACAGATAACGCTTGGAAGTATTGCGGTACAGGATCCTGAATTCTGTTTTGAAATGATCCAAAAATATGGCAGTGAAAAAATTATTTTAGGTGCAGATTGTGAAAACCGAAAGATAAAAACGTCCGGATGGGAAGAGGAAAGTAATTTAGATATTATTGATTTTCTGTTGGATTACCAAGAAAAAGGAATGGTTCAGACCATTTGCACGGATATTTCAAAAGATGGAATGCTGGAAGGTCCTTCTTCTGATCTATATCAAGAAATCCTGATGAAAACAGCGATAAAGCTTACGGCAAGCGGCGGTATTTCGTGCATAGAAGACGTCCACAGAATGAAAGAAATCGGATGTTCGGGAACGATTATCGGAAAAGCGATTTACGAGGGAAAAATAACATTACAACAACTTCAGAATTATATTGAAAATGCTTAAAAAAAGAATTATTCCATGTCTCGATATCAAAGACGGGACAACGGTAAAAGGCGTCAATTTTCAAGGTTTACGCAATGCGGGTGATCCTATTGAACTTGCTGTAAAATATGAACAGGAAGGTGCAGATGAACTGGTTTTTCTGGATATTACGGCAACGGTGGAAGACCGGAAAACATTTGCCGGACTGGTGAAAGATATTGCGGCACATCTCAGTATTCCGTTTACGGTAGGAGGTGGGATTTCTTCTGTTGAAGATGTCAGAACACTTCTGGAAGCTGGCGCAGACAAGATCAGTATCAATTCTTCTGCCGTTAAAAATCCAAAACTTATCGAGGAACTATCGAAAGAATTTGGAAGTCAGTGCATCGTTGTGGCTATTGATACGAGACTTACTAATGGATCAGATCTCGTGTATGTCAGAGGTGGAAAACTAGCAACAAATTTAAATACTGTAGCATGGGCGAAAGAAGCGGTATCTTTAGGAGCCGGTGAAATTCTTCTGACCTCAATGGATGGCGACGGAACAAAAAACGGCTTCGATATTCGCATTACAAAGCTGGTTTCCGAGGCGGTCAGTATTCCTGTAATTGCTTCCGGAGGAGCTGGAAATGCAGATGACTTTGTTAAAGTGTTTAATGAGACGAAAGCTACGGGTGCATTGGCAGCCAGTATTTTCCACTTTAATGAAGTGCCCATTCAAGAATTAAAAAAACAATTAAAAACTCAAAAAATTCCTGTACGATGAAAATAGATTTTAATAAAGATAACGGCCTGGTCCCGGTAATTATTCAGGACAGCAGAACCCAACAGGTATTGATGCTGGGCTATATGAATGAAGAGGCTCTTGAAAAAACAGAAAAGGAAGGCATTGTCACTTTTTTCAGCCGTTCCAAAAATCGACTTTGGACAAAGGGCGAAGAATCCGGGAACTTCCTGACTGTTAAAAATATTAGTATAGATTGTGATCAGGATACGATACTCATTCAGGCGGTTCCGAAAAACACCGTTTGTCACACCGGAAGCTTCAGTTGTTTCGGAGAAAAAGAATCCAAAGGGTTTCTGTATGAAATTGAAGACAAGATAAGTGACAGAATAGACCGCAAGGCTGAAGATTCGTACACGTATTCGCTGTATCAGAGGGGAATTAACAAAATGGCCCAGAAAGTAGGAGAAGAGGCTGTAGAGCTTGTTATTGAAGCCAAAGATAGTAATGATGATCTTTTTAAAAACGAAGCCGCAGATTTGCTGTATCACTTTCTGATTCTCCTTAAGGCGAAAGGGTTTTCTATGGAGGATATAGAAGGAGTTCTTAGCGATAGGGATAGATAGAATATAGGAATTTAAAATTATTGTATCATAATTATTAAAAGAGATTGTCGGAAAGGCAGTCTCTTTTTAATTTTAATACGTCAGGTTCTGTCGTTACCTCGGTATATCTTTACCATAATAAATTTAATGATAAAGAAATTGGGTGTATGAATAATGCAGTGAGATATATTAAGAATGTAATAATATTCACATATCATAGATTTAATATTGTTTCGTATTGTTAAAAAATGTTAATTTTACAGCCTTAATTATAAAAACTAGTACTAATTTAAAAAACACAACAGATGAAGAAATTCTACTCTGGTGCATTGGTCTTATGCACGGTCTTTGGGCTGTCTGCCCAGGAAGTTTTATGGCAGAAAGATATCAAATCCTCTACACAGGATTTTCTAAGCCAGATTACGACAACCATCGATCAGCAATATTTAATTACCGGAAGCTCAATCCAGTCTTCTAAAATTCAGGAAGGAAATAAACAGAATAATGGCTATGACTTCCATGTGGTAAAACTCAACCAACAAGGAGAAGAGGTCTGGGAAAAATATTTCTCAGGACAGAACCATGATTATCTGTCGGCTTCAGTAGCCACCCAGGAAGGAGGATTTCTTCTTGCCGGAACTTCCTATTCCGGAAAAGGTTTAGATAAAAAAGAAGATTCCAAAGGCGGATCTGATATCTGGTTAATCCGTATCAATGAATTTGGGGATGAATTATGGCAGAAAACACTCGGAACTTCTTCTGATGAAGAAGCAAGATCTGTTATTCAAACAACAGATTTCGGGTTTTTTGTAGCTGGAAACGTCCAGAACTCAGCTAACGGGTATGGTTCAAAAGATGTTTTGATTGTAAAACTCGACAAAAACGGGAAAGAACTTTCTCAATCTATTTTAGGAGGAAAAGGCTTGGATGAAGTTGAAAAAATGATTCCTACCAAAGACGGTGGAGCCTTACTGGGGATCTATTCAAGAAGCACTACAGGCGGTTCAAAGAAAACCGAAAACTTTGGCGAAGGTGATTACTGGATCATCAAACTTAGCAAAGACGGAAAAATAGAATGGGAAAAGAATTTTGGTGGAAAAGGAGATGATCACATCAGAACACTGTCATTGACATCAGCAGGCTATTTGATTGGTGGCGAATCCAGATCCGAGAGATCAGGAAATAAAACTGTTGGCATTGAAGAAGGAACCGATCTATGGCTTATTTCATTGAACGAAAGAGGGGAAGAAATCTGGCAGAAAACCTACAATTTTGGAAACCGTGATATTCTGATGGGGACAAGTGTTATTCAGAGCCAGGATCGGGGAGCCAAGAACCAAGATGTGACCAAAGGAATTCTTTTGGGTGGTTATACCCAGGCAGAAGGCAAAATTGAGACTGATGATGAAACTTTTTGGATGCTCTATTTTAACTCTGATGGAAACGAGCAATGGAGAAAACATGTCAAAGGCGAATCCAGAAAAAGAGAAGAAAGACTTTCAGATATCAAGCTGAACAGGGATGGTTCTATTATTCTGGCAGGAACCAGTGCCGAAGAACTTGGCAAAGAGAACTGGAAGATTGTGAAGCTTGGAGATAAACAACTTGATCAGTTGATTGAAAAACAGGATGTTAAAATCTACCCGAATCCGGTTTCAGATTATGCTTATGTAGAAATAGGGTTTGATTTTAAAGAGGCGGATATTATGTTGTATGATATGGGTGGAAGACAGCTTCAGAGTTTGAAGACTAAGAATAAGGTGACGAAGATTAATACCCAGAATTTGATTCAGGGGGCTTATTTAGTTACTGTAAAAACGGATGTGAATAAAACGGCTAACGCTAAATTGATTAAGAAATAAACACAACTTATGAGAAAAGTAATATATGTAAGTATAATTTGCTGGATAAATTTCACCTATTTACAAGCTCAATCATCTAGTGAATCCCAAAAATACTTCAATAAGATATTACCCAGTTCACCAACCACCTCATCTTTAATGAAGTTTGAAGAGATACCAGTAGATAATTATACAGGTATTCCAAATATAAACATTCCTGTTGCAAATGTTAATATAGAAAATGATTTAAATTTAAATATAGAATTAAAATATCATCCTGCATCAATTGCTGTTGAGGAAAAAGCAAGTGACGTTGGATTAGGATGGAATCTAATTGCAGGAGGAACTATTACAAGGACTGTAAGGGGACTACCTGATGAATATATAAGTAATGTAAATAATAAAGAAAAAAGAGGAATATATCAGAAAGACGAAACAAATTTTCCTAATAGATATAACCAAGTACAAGAAATTCTTAAAAATGGAAATCTTGGATTTGATAATCTAGAAAGATATGATAAGTATAATGAATTTGCTTGGCAGGCTTTTTTGAAAAATACTTATGATACCGAATATGATTTATACCAATATAATTTTTTTGGAAATATTGGTAGATTTATTATCAAAAGAAAAGAAAATGGAGAATTTGTAGTAAAAAATCTTGATCAAAATAATTTGAAAATTATTGTTACTAATAATTCTAATTTTGAACCAATAGGATTTTCTATAACTGATGAAAAAGGTTATATATACATATTTGAAATAATAGAAAAGTCTGATTCTAATGACGTTGTATTTACATCTGGTTATGGTAATATCGGAAATTCATCGATTTCAAGAACAATAGAATATAACAGCGCTTTTCATTTAAACCAGATAAAAAATACAAATAATGTTCCTTTGGTTATAATTTCATTTGAAGAGCCTAGCAAAGAAATTGTTATAATAAATAGTGGAAGTACATATAGCTTTTTTGGATCATCGGGTTTTTTAGAAGTAATTAGAGCAAAGCAATGTGAAGAAGAAGTTTTTCCATATTTTAAACCAACCGACATATCAAGTATTAATCAAATCATAACTTATACTCGCAAACTTAAAGAAATTAATATTATAGATAAATCTTTAATAAAGTTTGAATTTGAAACTGGAAGAGAAGACTCTAATTTGCATAATCCTTCTCAATCTAAAGTTTTAAAAAAAATAATTATAAATGATATTAATTCTAAAGTATCTAAAAGCTATGTTTTACAACACTCCTATAGAGAAAGTATTTACAAAAGACTTTTCTTATCAGGAATTAATGTATTAGCCCGAAATAATATACCTTTATTTAACTACGAATTATTTTATAAAAGCATGCCCGATTCTGAACCTATCAATGTACAGGATACTAAATTAGGAAAAGACTACTGGGGATATTTGAACAAAAGGCCAAAATATTATTTTTCAGGATATTATAGAGAGGTTACTCCTAGTTTTACTGATGTTGATGTACTGACAAAAATAAAACTTCCGACCTCGGGACAAATTGAATTTAATTATGAAAATAATACTTATTCATATAATTCTGCGTATGAAAATATAACTGAAACTTTAACTAATTGGGATGAGAATATTAATAATTGGGATGAAAAAGAAATAACATTAGAGTATAATAAAAGTGATAAAGATTTAGGAGTAAAAAAACAAATTTTCACATTACAAGAAACGACAAAAGTATATTTTTTAATAAATAATAGCTTCGGTCAAAACAATCCAAGCGACTGGAGATATATTTTGTATAAAAACACATCTTCAGGCCAAGTTACAATACCATTAGTTCAATTCACAGGAATAGAAGATCCAGATACAACAGATAAAAAGATTATTGATTTAGAACCAGGACAATATACTTTACAATTTAGTTCTGTTGATTTAAATTTCAATAAACCTTTCACTTCAAAAATCAATATTTTTTATAAAGAAAAACATTTAAGGGAAAAGTATCAATTGGCTGCTGGGCTAAGGATAAAGGATATTTCTTATAAGGATCAAAATATTGTTTCTAAAAAATTAGAATACAATTATCAAGATTCGGAAAATAATGAATTAAGCAGTGGGTCTTTAGTTATTCCTAAACCTATATATGATTATGTAGAAACTTCAAATAAAAAAGGAATTAGATGTGTTATAAGGAGTTATTCGGGTATACCAATTGATATAGTTGATATAGAATCTCCTGATTATTATGTTACAACAACAAATAATATAGTTCCTGTACAAACATCAAAAGGTGATATTGGATATAAATATGTTGCGGTGAAGGAAGATGGAAAAGGACAAATAAATTCAACTTATACTTCTCCAATTGAGATTCCTAATAATTATACAAAATCGACCTCACCTCCAATTTTATATTTGGAATCTCCTGATTATAAAAGAGGCTTACTTAAAAATGTAAAAAAAATAGATATTAATGGAAAAACTTTGGAAAGCACGGCAAACGAATACTCATATAATGATACTATTGAGAACGTAGGTATTATGTATTTCAGAACATCAATTCCCATTTCCGAATACTATTCTTTATTTAATAATTACAAAGACTTCACAGATCATATAAGGGGCTGTGGACAGCATTCATTACCAGCTCACTCTAATACAATTAGATATGTAGGAGCAATTGAAAAATTTTATGATACTACATCACAATGTGCTTTTTATAGTGGTGAGGCGCCAGGTTTAATTACATTTAAACTTAAAAATGAAATTGTTGGAAAAGCAAATTTAATTACACAAGATGAATCTGCATTTTTCTCTAATCAGAATGTAATTAAAACTTTAAAAAACATACAATATAATGTATTAAACTATCCAATTAAACAAACTATTATTAGCCCTGATAATACTATAGAAGAAACCTCTTACAGTTATGCGCACGAAAAAGGCAACCTGTTGATGATCAGTAAAAATATGGTTGGTATTCCATTGGAAACAGAAACGAAACAGACTATTGGAACTTCAACAAAAACACTGTCGAAATCAGAGACTTTTTATCCTTTAAGCCAAGCTGAAGCTGATACAAAAACATCAGGATTGGTATTACCTACTTCAGTATTATCTTATGATCTTCAAACTCCTACATCTGCTTCTACTGAAATTACTTACGACAAATATGATTCCAAAGGTAACCTTCAGCAATACACCACTAAAGATGGTATTTCAACAACAGTTATTTGGGGTTACAATCAGTCCCAGCCTATTGCTAAAATAGAAGGAGCAAAATTATCAGATATCTCACAAACATTGATGGACAGTATCGTTAATGCATCTACTAATGATGCCCAGCTGGGTACTGATGCCTCAGAGCAGTCTTTAATTTCAGCTTTGGATATTTTCAGAAATAACTCTGCGTTATCAAACTATCAGATCAGTACCTATACTTACGATTCTTTAATCGGAGTTAAAAGCATTACCCCGCCGTCAGGGATCCGGGAAATTTATGTTTATGACACAGCTAATCGATTGAAGGAAGTAAAACAGCTGGATAAAGATGCTGCAGGAAATCCTGTATACAAAATAGTTAAAGAATATAAATACAACTATAAAAATTAACACACGATGAAAAAAATAATTACTCCAATAGGGATATTGCTCATGCTAAATACAGTACAGGCACAGATCAATCCCGATAAGGATTATAACAAAATCATACCTTCTACTCCAGAGACCTACAGTATTTTTAAGGCTGGAGATTATCCTGTAGATTACAGAACAGGAAAATTAAATGTTTCTGTACCCCTGCATACAGTTTCTACCAAATATGGAGTTTCTATTCCAATTAGCTTAACTTATAATACAGGAGGGATAAAAGTAGATGAAACCTCAAGTACGGTAGGCTTGGGATGGGCTTTGTCTATCCCAAATAGTATTTCTGTTGAAGTTCACGGAAAGGAAGATTTAAACAGTAGTGCACGATGGTTTCCCAGCAATATTTATGATTATCAATATATTGACCCTATCAATGTAGAAAGTTTTCCTAATGATATTCTTGTTAAACTACAAGCCATCAGGGATGATGTAGTGGATACGGAGCCCGATATATATCATTACAGCCTTCCTACCATTTCGGGGTCTTTTACAAGAGATACCAATGGTAACTTTCATACAATACCTTATGAAAACATCAAAATTTCTTATTCAGATGCTGATAATAAATTTACTATTACTGACCCCAACGGTATTGTTTATTTATTGAGAGTGGGGAATTCTCTTAGCTCACTAAGTACATCTCCTTTTTCCTATAGGGCATCATTCCTATTAGAGAAAATTATGCTTCCAAATAATGAGGAAATTACGTTTAAGTATGACAAGTATATATCCTATAAAAGCATTACTCATGGATATACGGATCTGTATTATCCAATTCCCACAGCAACCGACCCGTGCGTAGCAGGACAAAAAGATATTCATACCGCCACGACCAACCGCTATAT
The Chryseobacterium sp. W4I1 DNA segment above includes these coding regions:
- the hisH gene encoding imidazole glycerol phosphate synthase subunit HisH, producing MIALIKYNGGNVSSVQNALSRLNIESIVTDDPELILKADKVIFPGVGEASSTMKVLKEKGLDTLIPTLKQPVLGICLGMQLMCGDNEEGNVRGMGIFDVDVKRFPPENLVPHMGWNTLSDLKSPLFSGIEETNDVYFVHSYYCGLADSTVAVCDYILPFSAALQKDNFFAVQFHPEKSGMAGSSILNNFIKL
- the hisA gene encoding 1-(5-phosphoribosyl)-5-[(5-phosphoribosylamino)methylideneamino]imidazole-4-carboxamide isomerase, whose product is MKIIPAIDIIDGKCVRLSKGDYSTKKIYSENPVEMAKEFESYGIQFLHLVDLDGARSKHIVNQKVLENIARETSLHIDFGGGLKTGNDIEKAFNSGAKQITLGSIAVQDPEFCFEMIQKYGSEKIILGADCENRKIKTSGWEEESNLDIIDFLLDYQEKGMVQTICTDISKDGMLEGPSSDLYQEILMKTAIKLTASGGISCIEDVHRMKEIGCSGTIIGKAIYEGKITLQQLQNYIENA
- a CDS encoding T9SS type A sorting domain-containing protein, translated to MKKFYSGALVLCTVFGLSAQEVLWQKDIKSSTQDFLSQITTTIDQQYLITGSSIQSSKIQEGNKQNNGYDFHVVKLNQQGEEVWEKYFSGQNHDYLSASVATQEGGFLLAGTSYSGKGLDKKEDSKGGSDIWLIRINEFGDELWQKTLGTSSDEEARSVIQTTDFGFFVAGNVQNSANGYGSKDVLIVKLDKNGKELSQSILGGKGLDEVEKMIPTKDGGALLGIYSRSTTGGSKKTENFGEGDYWIIKLSKDGKIEWEKNFGGKGDDHIRTLSLTSAGYLIGGESRSERSGNKTVGIEEGTDLWLISLNERGEEIWQKTYNFGNRDILMGTSVIQSQDRGAKNQDVTKGILLGGYTQAEGKIETDDETFWMLYFNSDGNEQWRKHVKGESRKREERLSDIKLNRDGSIILAGTSAEELGKENWKIVKLGDKQLDQLIEKQDVKIYPNPVSDYAYVEIGFDFKEADIMLYDMGGRQLQSLKTKNKVTKINTQNLIQGAYLVTVKTDVNKTANAKLIKK
- the hisF gene encoding imidazole glycerol phosphate synthase subunit HisF, whose product is MLKKRIIPCLDIKDGTTVKGVNFQGLRNAGDPIELAVKYEQEGADELVFLDITATVEDRKTFAGLVKDIAAHLSIPFTVGGGISSVEDVRTLLEAGADKISINSSAVKNPKLIEELSKEFGSQCIVVAIDTRLTNGSDLVYVRGGKLATNLNTVAWAKEAVSLGAGEILLTSMDGDGTKNGFDIRITKLVSEAVSIPVIASGGAGNADDFVKVFNETKATGALAASIFHFNEVPIQELKKQLKTQKIPVR
- the hisIE gene encoding bifunctional phosphoribosyl-AMP cyclohydrolase/phosphoribosyl-ATP diphosphatase HisIE, giving the protein MKIDFNKDNGLVPVIIQDSRTQQVLMLGYMNEEALEKTEKEGIVTFFSRSKNRLWTKGEESGNFLTVKNISIDCDQDTILIQAVPKNTVCHTGSFSCFGEKESKGFLYEIEDKISDRIDRKAEDSYTYSLYQRGINKMAQKVGEEAVELVIEAKDSNDDLFKNEAADLLYHFLILLKAKGFSMEDIEGVLSDRDR